A region from the Lolium perenne isolate Kyuss_39 chromosome 4, Kyuss_2.0, whole genome shotgun sequence genome encodes:
- the LOC127294591 gene encoding uncharacterized protein yields the protein MKGEATLKKIKEVTGAKPSKNDTRQSPDAGALPHRRWFPSANSGAAPPPSPAPCSAQRCTSVLAPFVFDRRRARLRLCPPRAGVLRGRRCLVLLRASPPPVASSRLLPRPPRLFVVLVGSSSKTPAASSVRFRRCTRPRAVKFVSDIRDPVAKISVSGRRPCHVLQAVPAPLRPALLVACSHERHGSELEPVRCSFSWTSALLADRKPALPSSTAKSFSAAASPREHSPPKLQALG from the exons ATGAAGGGAGAAGCTACTCTGAAGAAGATTAAAGAAGTCACGGGAGCAAAACCATCCAAAAACGA CACACGCCAATCCCCAGATGCAGGCGCTCTTCCTCACCGCCGGTGGTTTCCCTCCGCGAACTCGGGCGCTGCGCCGCCACCAAGTCCGGCGCCATGCTCTGCACAACGTTGTACCTCCGTCCTGGCGCCGTTCGTCTTCGACCGCCGCCGAGCACGCCTCCGTCTCTGTCCGCCTCGCGCAGGTGTTCTGCGAGGTCGACGCTGCCTAGTTCTGCTTCGCGCGTCTCCGCCTCCGGTCGCCTCATCCCGCCTGCTTCCTCGTCCTCCAAGGTTgttcgtcgtcctcgtcggctcGTCCTCCAAGACACCGGCCGCCTCTTCTGTTCGTTTCCGTCGCTGCACGCGGCCGCGCGCCGTCAAGTTCGTCTCCGACATCCGCGACCCCGTCGCCAAGATCTCCGTCTCTGGCCGCCGCCCTTGCCATGTTCTGCAAGCTGTCCCGGCGCCTCTTCGACCTGCGCTGCTGGTCGCGTGCTCC CATGAACGCCACGGCAGCGAACTTGAGCCCGTGCGCTGCTCGTTTTCCTGGACGTCTGCGCTCCTCGCTGACAGGAAACCGGCGCTGCCTTCCTCGACCGCCAAGAGTTTCTCTGCAGCAGCCTCACCCCGCGAGCACAGTCCTCCAAAGCTCCAAGCTTTAG GCTAG